The following proteins are encoded in a genomic region of Debaryomyces hansenii CBS767 chromosome G complete sequence:
- a CDS encoding DEHA2G01606p (similar to uniprot|P47037 Saccharomyces cerevisiae YJL074C SMC3 Subunit of the multiprotein cohesin complex required for sister chromatid cohesion in mitotic cells) gives MHIKRIIIQGFKTYKNTTVIDLVSPQHNVVVGRNGSGKSNFFAAIRFVLSDAYTHMTREERQGLIHEGSGTVMSAYVEIVFDNTDRRFPIAKDEVSIRRTIGLKKDDYSLDNKSATRSDIMNLLESAGFSRSNPYYIVPQGRITALTNSKDSERLALLKEVSGAKVFETKLKESMKEMNNSNYKKQRIDETLHSVDERISDLQIESKDLKEFQGLEKSKKIFEFNLFDRELNDLNTQVESIDETYSNLLSESQQDLEELDKREKICQQLTDSISQLKISLKVTGLDKDQTDSDYNHLLKVIADKKVKLDELHSTINIQKEEQTNYHDSIQHYQNLIKHHEDKISHFTPNLQKYQKKESKIKNKLFNLITKQRALYSKQNRFLKFTSKEERDRWLKEQISETSKELEIKDDIMNKLDFQANSEREEIFEYNKRIEEINEFLSDDKQGQIIEELQESMNDLKIKITELTDQRKSFWRDEIRLKSIQDSLNHDLDNANYLVNQTMDRAQSQGLSSVNSIVKKLHLEDSVYGPLADLFSVSDKYKTAVEVIAGNALFHVVVDNDKTASLIMDELNRSKAGRVTFMPLNRLSPINIEYPDGSEHQCIPLIKKLKFNDEKVGRAIRQVFAKTIVCNDLQKGSELARAFKVNAITLDGDRAETKGVLSGGYRDYKNSRLDALKTQAKKRNEIYKTEQDLKKCVQDIENVNRELTSYNNELQYKARELDKKLSTKEPLKTELAQLQNKKYNADQELNSLITNIEAVRTIRGNLSTILNQHHEELKSDFTQSLSSNETNELQSLSAKISECENKLDRTVTKLSDIEAKISKFGSELTDNYKPHLLKLIKDREAPNSKLIKNQVHELEKELEYLTIQLDTAESKNQSATDEFNNVSDEITKSDSLLKKANDQQILIMKKLEKFSKTTEKNLSKKAILVARRDEIQRKISELGVLPEEAFQQSIYDKFNSDQLLKKLTNVNDNLSKYSHINKKAMEQYHTFTKQRDELMERRKELEKSRESIENLITSLETQKDEAITQSFKQVAKSFHEIFEKLVPAGVGNLIMQKKDQSLNRNDEEDEDEIMRSSDEHSIDEAQNIDNYVGVSISASFNSKNDEQQRIEQFSGGQKSLCAIALILAIQKCDPAPFYLFDEIDANLDTQYRTAVAAMINSLSNKAQFICTTFRPEMLQVADKFYGVMFSNKVSTVSEINREEAMSFVEGQQQH, from the coding sequence ATGCACATAAAGagaattataattcaagGCTTCAAGACGTATAAAAATACAACGGTAATTGATCTTGTATCACCACAGCATAACGTTGTGGTTGGACGAAATGGGTCAGGGAAATCTAATTTCTTTGCTGCAATTAGGTTTGTATTATCAGATGCATACACACATATGACTCGTGAAGAAAGACAGGGGCTTATCCATGAAGGTTCAGGAACTGTAATGTCAGCATATGTTGAAATTGTATTCGACAACACAGATCGTAGATTCCCTATTGCCAAAGATGAGGTTTCTATTAGAAGAACAATAGGGTTGAAAAAGGATGATTATTCGTTAGATAATAAATCGGCAACAAGATCagatataatgaatttgttgGAGAGTGCTGGATTTTCCAGATCAAACCCGTATTACATTGTGCCTCAAGGCCGTATCACCGCATTAACGAATTCAAAGGATTCTGAAAGACTAGCATTACTAAAAGAGGTCAGTGGTGCTAAGGTATTTGAAACCAAATTGAAGGAGTCgatgaaagaaatgaataattccaattataAAAAGCAGAGAATAGATGAAACTTTACATTCAGTCGACGAGAGAATATCAGATTTACAAATTGAATCgaaagatttgaaagaattcCAAGGATTGGAGAAATcgaaaaaaatatttgaattcaactTGTTTGACAGAGAATTGAATGACTTAAATACTCAAGTAGAATCTATTGATGAGACGTATAGTAATTTGCTATCTGAATCCCAGCAAGATCTAGAGGAATTAGATAAGCGGGAAAAGATATGTCAGCAACTTACCGATTCTATTAGTCAGTTGAAAATTTCCTTGAAAGTTACTGGATTGGACAAAGATCAAACAGACTCAGATTACAATCACTTATTGAAAGTTATAGCGGATAAAAAGGTTAAACTTGATGAATTACACTCGACTATTAATATccaaaaagaagaacaaacGAATTATCATGATTCAATACAACACTACCAAAATTTAATCAAACATCatgaagataaaatttctCATTTCACACCAAACTTACAGAAATACCAGAAGAAGGAATCGAAAATCAAGAACAAGttatttaatttgattACAAAACAGAGGGCGTTGTATTCGAAGCAAAATCGATTTCTTAAATTCACGTCCAAGGAAGAAAGAGATAGGTGGTTAAAGGAACAGATATCAGAGACGTCCAAAGAGTTGGAAATAAAAGATGACATAATGAATAAGTTGGATTTCCAAGCTAATTctgaaagagaagaaatatttgaatataacaAACGCATTGAAGAGATTAATGAATTTCTTAGCGATGATAAACAAGgccaaattattgaagaattgcaAGAGTCAATGAACGACTTAAAGATTAAGATAACTGAATTAACAGATCAAAGAAAGTCGTTCTGGCGTGATGAAATAAGATTGAAAAGTATTCAAGACTCGCTCAATCatgatttggataatgCGAATTACTTGGTTAACCAGACAATGGATAGAGCACAATCACAAGGTCTCAGTTCTGTTAATTCAATCGtaaaaaaattgcattTAGAGGATTCGGTTTATGGACCATTAGCAGACTTATTTAGTGTTAGTGATAAATACAAAACTGCGGTGGAAGTTATTGCAGGAAATGCTTTATTCcatgttgttgttgataaCGATAAAACGGCATCCTTGATCatggatgaattgaatagGTCCAAAGCAGGTAGGGTTACATTTATGCCATTGAATAGGTTAAGCCctataaatattgaataccCAGATGGGTCAGAACATCAATGTATACCTCTAATCAAGAAACtaaaatttaatgatgaGAAAGTTGGACGAGCTATCAGACAGGTATTTGCTAAAACAATTGTATGTAATGACTTACAAAAAGGATCAGAATTGGCAAGAGCTTTCAAAGTGAATGCAATTACGTTGGATGGTGACAGGGCGGAAACGAAGGGTGTATTAAGTGGTGGTTACAGAGATTATAAAAATTCACGTCTTGATGCTTTAAAAACACAAGCCAAAAAGAGAAACGAGATTTATAAGACTGAAcaagatttgaagaaatgcgttcaagatattgaaaacgTCAATAGAGAACTCACGTCATACAACAATGAATTGCAATATAAGGCTCGCGAGTTAGATAAGAAATTATCTACGAAAGAACCTTTGAAAACAGAATTGGCTCAATTACAAAATAAGAAGTATAATGCTGACCAAGAATTAAACTCATTGATTACGAATATAGAAGCAGTCCGTACAATCAGAGGTAATTTGTCTACGATTTTAAATCAGCATCACGAAGAACTAAAATCAGATTTCACTCAATCTTTATCTAGCAATGAAACAAATGAATTGCAGAGTCTCAGTGCAAAGATATCCGAATGCGAGAATAAGTTGGATAGAACTGTTACAAAATTGTCTGACATAGAAGCTAAGATCTCTAAATTCGGATCAGAATTAACAGATAACTACAAACCGCATcttttaaaattgattaaagaTCGTGAAGCTCCTAATTctaaattaatcaaaaacCAAGTCCACGAATTAGAAAAggaattggaatatttgACTATTCAATTAGATACGGCAGAATCCAAGAACCAATCGGCAACagatgaattcaataatgtcAGTGATGAAATAACGAAAAGTGATTCgttattgaagaaggcAAACGATCAACAAAtcttaataatgaaaaaattggaaaaattttctaaaaCAACAGAGAAGAATTTATCGAAGAAAGCTATTTTAGTTGCACGTCGTgatgaaattcaaagaaaaatcCTGGAGTTGGGTGTTCTTCCGGAAGAAGCATTCCAGCAGTCTATCtatgataaattcaattctgatcagttattgaaaaaattgactAATGTGAACGATAACCTTTCCAAATATTCccatattaataaaaaggCAATGGAACAATATCACACATTCACCAAACAACGTGATGAATTGatggaaagaagaaaagaattagagaaATCACGGGAATCTATAGAAAACTTGATTACTAGTTTGGAGACTCAAAAGGATGAAGCTATTACTCAAAGTTTCAAACAAGTTGCAAAAAGCTTTCATGAAATCTTTGAGAAATTAGTTCCAGCTGGAGTCGGTAACTTGATTATGCAGAAGAAAGATCAAAGCTTGAATagaaatgatgaagaagatgaagacgaaatTATGAGAAGTTCCGACGAACACAGTATAGATGAAGCGCAGAATATTGATAACTATGTTGGTGTTTCTATTTCCGCCTCATTTAACTCCAAGAATGATGAGCAACAAAGAATTGAGCAGTTCTCTGGTGGTCAAAAATCGCTATGCGCTATAGCGCTTATTTTAGCCATTCAAAAATGTGATCCCGCTCCattctatttatttgatgaaattgatgcAAATTTGGATACGCAATATAGAACTGCAGTTGCAGCTATGATCAACTCTTTATCTAACAAGGCACAATTCATTTGTACTACATTCAGGCCAGAAATGTTACAGGTGGCCGATAAATTCTACGGTGTAATGTTTAGCAACAAAGTTAGTACCGTTTCTGAGATAAATAGAGAGGAGGCTATGTCGTTTGTTGAAGGCCAGCAACAGCACtaa
- a CDS encoding DEHA2G01628p (similar to uniprot|Q8NKG8 Kluyveromyces lactis Putative delta 8-sphingolipid desaturase), giving the protein MSSNRQPKILTRTNIIDLIADGRAIIIYKNYVLDLTSWLSKHPGGDKAVHHMIGRDATDEMHAYHSLEAVRMFKYWKIGEINYYWENLLPPIQGAVYPYNKVNKESTLESKIDESSTDASDCELMSSASSSNSIDLSEAKSSLPKSKKETAGSYKGLGYPKGYVEPKVAQNISVIDLKNKDEIFPILTDQTIIDPKLLVTNYDNTLSQKDILSLPALDYKTQQMLRDKYNELHEIVIKNGFYQCHYFSYVRELIKIGSLFLYSFSFFKLGYLKLSAFFMGMAWQQMTFIAHDAGHVSITHNYQIDNIFGMLIADWFGGLSLGWWKRNHNVHHLITNDPVHDPDIQHLPFFAVSVRLFEDVYSTYYEKYLPLDVVAKKMIRIQEYLYYPILCFGRFNLYRLSWSHLIFGDGPRHGKAAWFRYFELVGLSFFFYWFFYLLVFKSIESNSDRFAYVMVSHITTMIVHVQITLSHFAMSTSDLGVSESFPSRQLRTTMDVDCPEWLDFLHGGLQFQAIHHLFPRLPRHNFRNVQPFVIDFCKDVGLRYSIYGFGEGNDLVLGKLAEIGNQCSVMLDATKQLKNSDH; this is encoded by the coding sequence ATGAGCTCAAACAGGCAGCCAAAGATATTAACCCGTACCAATATTATAGACTTGATAGCAGATGGAAGAGCAATCATTATCTATAAGAACTACGTGTTAGATTTGACATCGTGGTTGTCAAAACATCCGGGTGGGGATAAAGCTGTCCATCATATGATTGGAAGAGATGCAACAGATGAAATGCATGCTTATCATAGTTTAGAAGCAGTCAGGATGTTCAAATATTGGAAGATTGgagaaattaattattattgggAGAATTTGTTACCACCAATTCAAGGTGCAGTATATCCTTATAATAAAGTAAATAAAGAGTCAACATTGGAGAGTAAAATAGATGAATCAAGCACAGACGCTTCAGATTGTGAATTAATGTCTTCGGCAAGCTCATCAAATTCGATTGACTTGAGCGAAGCTAAATCAAGTTTACCCAAAAGTAAGAAAGAAACAGCGGGTTCGTATAAAGGATTAGGATATCCAAAAGGATATGTCGAACCTAAAGTAGCTCAGAACATATCTGTGATTGACTTGAAAAACAAAGACGAAATTTTCCCTATTTTGACTGACCAGACAATTATAGACCCCAAATTACTCGTAACTAATTATGATAATACATTATCTCAGAAAGATATATTGAGTCTACCTGCATTGGATTATAAAACACAACAGATGTTGCGAGACAAATATAATGAGTTACATGAGATAGTTATAAAGAATGGGTTTTATCAGTGTCATTATTTTCTGTATGTTAGagaattgattaaaattgGAAGTTTATTCCTTTATTCcttttcattctttaaattgggctatttaaaattaagtGCCTTTTTCATGGGAATGGCATGGCAACAGATGACTTTTATTGCCCATGATGCCGGTCATGTTTCCATTACAcataattatcaaatagATAATATATTTGGGATGCTAATTGCAGACTGGTTTGGTGGTCTAAGTTTAGGGTGGTGGAAGAGAAATCATAATGTTCATCATTTGATTACTAACGATCCGGTACATGATCCAGATATTCAACATTTACCTTTCTTTGCTGTCAGCGTTAGATTATTCGAAGACGTTTACTCGACTTACTATGAGAAATATCTACCTCTAGATGTGGTAGCAAAAAAGATGATACGTATACAGgaatatttgtattatcCTATATTATGTTTTGGaagatttaatttatataggTTATCGTGGCTGCATTTAATTTTTGGTGATGGCCCTCGCCATGGGAAAGCTGCATGGTTCAGATACTTTGAATTAGTCGGcttatcatttttcttttattgGTTTTTCTACTTATTGGTATTCAAGTCAATTGAACTGAACTCGGATAGATTTGCATATGTTATGGTTAGTCACATAACCACAATGATAGTTCACGTTCAAATCACTTTATCACATTTTGCAATGTCAACATCAGATTTGGGTGTTAGCGAAAGCTTCCCTCTGAGACAACTCAGGACGACAATGGATGTTGATTGTCCTGAATGGTTGGATTTTCTTCATGGTGGATTGCAATTTCAGGCAATTCACCATTTGTTTCCAAGATTACCAAGACATAATTTCAGAAACGTTCAGCCATTTGTTATTGATTTCTGTAAAGATGTGGGGTTGCGTTATTCTATTTATGGCTTCGGAGAAGGAAATGACTTAGTTCTTGGAAAATTGGCCGAGATTGGGAACCAATGCAGCGTTATGTTAGATGCTacaaaacaattaaaaaacAGTGATCActga
- a CDS encoding DEHA2G01650p (similar to CA0487|IPF13724 Candida albicans IPF13724), whose protein sequence is MMDFVYAPPPPPPPKKSGSNNSNNSNIRGNLDKRNPNPNNRFNNDPVREDRSTSQDPNALGDLPTYLPNSSNDTNELEHKEGSEDEEGVLAHDCPETQGKSNEPVFIPGTNITLETEEDINKWIEERKKKWPSRRNIEEKEKSRQGQENTSTNPKKRINETSGTQNTKKPKNICKFYQNNKRCKFGNKCKNLHESTGTGGVKPSQNTKTINNISVVIPQRFKNEMYLNEKDTNTHPLLFKMLVQKDHYENENSKVLEFLEFLNEKGLIDHDVTI, encoded by the coding sequence ATGATGGATTTTGTATATGCTCCACCGCCACCACCGCCTCCTAAGAAATCTGGTTCTAACAATTCTAACAATTCTAATATCCGAGGGAACCTAGATAAAAGGAATCCGAATCCTAATAATCGATTCAATAATGACCCAGTGAGAGAGGATAGATCAACACTGCAAGATCCAAATGCTTTGGGAGATTTACCAACGTACTTGCCGAATAGTTCAAATGATACAAATGAATTGGAGCACAAAGAAGGaagtgaagatgaagaggGAGTTTTAGCACACGACTGTCCGGAAACCCAAGGCAAATCAAATGAACCTGTATTTATACCAGGGACAAATATAACCTTGGAGACCGAGGAggatattaataaatggatagaagaaagaaaaaagaaatGGCCGTCAAGACGGaatatagaagaaaaggaGAAAAGCCGTCAAGGGCAGGAAAATACGTCCACGAATccaaagaaaagaattaatgaaacaaGTGGTACGCAGAATACCAAGAAGCCGAAGAATATATGTAAGTTCtatcaaaataacaaaAGATGCAAATTTGGGAATAAATGTAAAAATCTTCACGAATCTACAGGAACTGGTGGAGTGAAGCCTTCACAAAATACTAAAACTATTAACAATATACTGGTTGTGATACCCCAAAGATTCAAAAATGAGATGTATCTAAATGAGAAAGATACAAATACGCATCCATTGCTATTCAAGATGCTAGTACAAAAGGATCATTatgagaatgaaaatagcaaagttttggaatttttaGAGTTTCTAAATGAAAAAGGTCTAATTGACCACGATGTGACAATATAA
- a CDS encoding DEHA2G01672p (similar to uniprot|Q03482 Saccharomyces cerevisiae YDR210W), whose product MSYYQQGPPQQGPPQGYYQQGPPQGYYQQQQQPMYVQQKPQKSGGGCCSAFCGCCAAIICCCCAEECLGAALG is encoded by the exons ATG TCGTATTATCAACAAGGTCCACCTCAGCAAGGCCCACCACAAGGTTACTACCAACAAGGCCCTCCACAGGGATATTaccaacaacagcaacaaccaATGTATGTCCAGCAAAAACCTCAAAAGCTGGGAGGGGGATGTTGCTCTGCGTTCTGTGGATGTTGTGCTGCTATAatctgttgttgttgtgcAGAAGAATGTTTGGGTGCTGCTTTAGGTTGA
- a CDS encoding DEHA2G01694p (highly similar to uniprot|P07284 Saccharomyces cerevisiae YDR023W SES1 seryl-tRNA synthetase), with amino-acid sequence MLDINAFLVEKGGEPEKIKESQKKRGDSIEIVDEIIADYKDWTKIRFDLDALNKELNALQKQIGQKFKAKEDAGDLLAQKDKLVADKKSFIEQEQKADADLRNKVNQVGNLVHKSVVESQDEDNNELVRTWKPESLAEIGSIASCTGAEAKLSHHEILLRLDGYDPERGVRIVGHRGYFLRNYGVFLNQALINYGLSFLAKNDYTPLQAPVMMNKEVMAKTAQLSQFDEELYKVMDGDDEKYLIATSEQPISAYHAGEWFESPQEQLPVRYAGYSSCFRREAGSHGKDAWGIFRVHAFEKIEQFVLTEPEKSWEEFDRMIGLSEEFYKSLGLPYRVVGIVSGELNNAAAKKYDLEAWFPFQKEYKELVSCSNCTDYQSRNLEIRCGIKQQNQTEKKYVHCLNSTLSATQRALCCILENYQTEDGLVIPEVLRRYIPGEPEFIPFVKELPKNSTSNKKNKK; translated from the coding sequence ATGTTGGATATTAACGCATTCCTTGTGGAAAAGGGTGGTGAACCagaaaaaatcaaagaatcGCAAAAGAAAAGAGGTGACtctattgaaattgttgatgaaattattgcaGATTATAAGGACTGGACCAAGATTAGATTTGACTTAGATGCTTtaaacaaagaattgaatgcTCTTCAAAAGCAAATTGGTCAAAAGTTTAAGGCCAAGGAAGATGCTGGTGATTTATTAGCACAGAAGGATAAGCTTGTTGCTGATAAAAAATCTTTTATTGAACAAGAGCAAAAGGCCGATGCTGATTTGCGTAATAAGGTTAATCAAGTAGGTAACCTTGTTCATAAATCAGTTGTTGAATcacaagatgaagataacaATGAATTAGTTAGAACTTGGAAGCCAGAATCTCTTGCTGAAATTGGTTCAATTGCATCTTGTACTGGTGCTGAAGCCAAATTATCACATCACGAAATTTTGTTGAGATTGGATGGTTACGATCCTGAAAGAGGTGTAAGAATAGTTGGACACCGTGGTTATTTCTTAAGAAACTATGGTGTTTTCTTAAACCAAGCCTTAATCAACTATGGTTTGAGTTTCTTAGCTAAGAATGATTACACTCCTTTGCAAGCTCCAGTTATGATGAATAAAGAAGTCATGGCCAAGACTGCCCAATTATCTCAATTCGAcgaagaattatataaagTTATGGATGGTGACGATGAAAAATACTTAATTGCTACTTCTGAACAACCAATTTCTGCTTACCACGCTGGTGAATGGTTTGAATCTCCTCAAGAACAATTACCAGTCAGATATGCGGGTTACTCCTCATGTTTCCGTAGAGAAGCTGGTTCTCATGGTAAGGATGCTTGGGGTATTTTCAGAGTCCATGCTTTCGAAAAGATCGAACAATTCGTTTTGACTGAACCAGAAAAGTCTTGGGAAGAATTCGACAGAATGATTGGTTTATCGGAAGAATTTTACAAATCTTTGGGTTTACCATACAGGGTTGTAGGTATTGTCTCTGGAGAATTAAACAACGCAGCTGCTAAGAAGTACGACTTAGAAGCATGGTTCCCGTTCCAAAAGGAATATAAGGAATTAGTCTCTTGTTCTAACTGTACCGATTATCAATCGCGTAACTTGGAAATTAGATGTGGTATTAAGCAACAGAACCAAACCGAGAAGAAGTACGTTCATTGTTTGAACTCCACTTTATCAGCCACCCAAAGAGCTTTATGTTGTATTTTAGAAAACTACCAAACTGAAGACGGGTTAGTTATTCCAGAAGTTTTAAGAAGATATATTCCTGGTGAACCTGAATTCATTCCATTTGTTAAGGAATTGCCAAAGAACTCAACTTCAAAtaagaagaacaagaaataa
- a CDS encoding DEHA2G01716p (similar to CA1599|IPF11452 Candida albicans IPF1145), with translation MQSLIFDRAVRKISPLEFATAISESFYTGLHQAARTDVFPSNCHANAAVNSLSLEKNDYQFLLSSCADSSIKLWDLKFQDTQEDAQDTSLAGQTYDNYDYDNPVSTFQNVATIPRRAAHTFGVSCIQWWPFDTGMFVSSSFDHTVKIWDTNELTPVHVFDMDNRVYSFDICGHSANNMTASALVAVASDQPFLRLLDLRSTSSAHTLHGHKGKTLCVKWHPQDPNLLASGGFDGEVKIWDIRRSKSCLCRLDMLRTSTAESSLTFTNLTQPSVKAHSGPVNGLVWDEAGHTLFTAGNDDKVRVWDMVSTLAPPVNKLINFGPLTRNKYPQTIPLILSPKHESELQYLLFPSDNGDIFIFRTIDGKLVSRLTRKGTKNSGRTSSMVNAGPFSATYYCGTMDGEIVSWSPKWEQPNLDNILDPNIHHLDDENISKAKLLDIEEARSMLSDDPYFK, from the coding sequence ATGCAATCATTGATATTTGATAGGGCTGTAAGGAAAATAAGCCCTTTGGAGTTTGCAACTGCCATCTCCGAATCATTTTACACGGGACTTCATCAAGCGGCTAGAACAGATGTCTTCCCGAGCAACTGCCATGCTAATGCTGCTGTGAATAGTTTATCATTGGAAAAAAATGATTATCAGTTCTTATTAAGCTCGTGTGCAGATTCATCCATTAAATTATGGGATTTGAAGTTTCAGGATACTCAGGAGGACGCTCAGGATACATCGCTTGCAGGGCAAACTTATGATAATTATGACTACGATAATCCTGTATCAACTTTCCAGAATGTGGCAACAATCCCAAGGAGAGCAGCACATACGTTTGGTGTTTCTTGTATTCAATGGTGGCCATTTGATACGGGGATGTTTGTTTCAAGCTCATTCGATCATACTGTTAAAATTTGGGATACCAATGAATTGACCCCAGTTCACGTATTCGATATGGACAACCGAGTATACTCATTCGATATATGTGGCCACTCGGCTAACAATATGACCGCTAGTGCTTTAGTCGCAGTAGCTAGTGACCAGCCTTTTTTGAGGCTACTTGATTTGAGATCCACATCGAGTGCCCATACATTGCACGGACACAAGGGAAAAACATTATGTGTCAAGTGGCATCCACAAGACCCCAACTTGTTAGCGTCGGGTGGTTTTGATGGTGAAGTAAAAATATGGGACATACGAAGAAGCAAGAGTTGTTTGTGTCGACTTGATATGCTCAGGACCAGTACGGCTGAACTGTCACTTACCTTCACTAATCTTACCCAGCCGTCTGTGAAAGCCCACCTGGGCCCTGTAAACGGATTGGTGTGGGATGAAGCGGGACACACTCTTTTCACTGCTGGAAATGACGATAAGGTACGAGTGTGGGACATGGTTTCTACATTGGCACCTCCTGTTAACAAGCTAATAAACTTCGGGCCCTTGACTAGAAACAAATACCCGCAAACTATACCTCTCATATTAAGTCCCAAACATGAATCCGAATTACAATATCTTTTGTTTCCCTCCGACAATGGtgatatcttcatcttcagaaCAATCGATGGTAAATTAGTTTCCAGGCTTACGAGGAAAGGTACAAAGAACTCAGGCAGAACATCATCTATGGTGAATGCCGGCCCTTTTTCTGCTACATATTACTGCGGTACCATGGACGGTGAAATCGTTAGTTGGTCACCTAAGTGGGAACAACCAAATCTAGATAATATTCTTGACCCAAATATTCATCACttagatgatgaaaacATCTCTAAAGCCAAATTGTTAGATATAGAAGAGGCTAGACTGATGCTTAGTGATGATCCTTATTTTAAATAG